GTATTGGACGCCGTCGTCAGCCCGCTAATGGGCTTCCTGACTGACAACTTTGGCTCCACCTGGCTGGGTAAACGCTTCGGCCGCCGTAAATTCTTTATCTTGCTCGGTATCCCTTGCGTATTCAGCTACAGCTTTATGTGGGTAGGTGATATGGGATATTGGTACTACCTGCTGACCTACCTGCTGTTTGATGTCATTTATACGATGGTGCTGGTGCCGTATGAAACGCTGGTGCCGGAAATGACCGACGATTTCAAACAGAAAACCAAATTCTCCGGCGCACGAATCGCGCTGGCGCAGCTTTCCGCCATTCTGGCCGCCTTCCTGCCCGGTATTCTGCTGGGGTATTTCGGCAAAGACAACGCGGTTTCCTTCTTCTATTCCAGCCTGGTGTTCTCCGTGATCTGCGCGTTGGTGCTGACGTTGGTGTATTTGTTCACCTGGGAACGGCCCCGCGATCAGATGTCCGAGGCTTCTCTGCGGGCGGAAAAAGAGCGTCAGTCCCTGTCGTTGGTGGATAGCCTGAAACGGCTGAATGTTGAGCTGTTATCGACGCTGCGTATTCGTATTTTCCGTCAGCATTTAGGGATGTATCTGGGCGGCTATATCGCGCAGGATGTGTTCAATGCCGTGTTTACCTATTACGTGGTCTTTGTGTTAATGCAAAGCCCGACGATGGCCTCTAACCTGATGGGGACGATGGCGATCCTGCAATTTATCGCGGTGATCGGCATGATCCCACTGTGCATTCGCTTCGGACCCGCGCCGTCTTATCGCCTGGTAGTCTGCCTATTCGGGCTGAGCGCGCTCTCTTACGCGTTCCTCTGGTACAGCAACCTGCATGACGCCTTCTCGCTGCTGCTGCTGATTTCCGCGCTGGCTGGTTTAGGCCGTGGCGGGATCAACTATGTGCCATGGAATACCTATACCTATATCGCCGATGTTGATGAAGTGATCACCGCGCAGCGCCGCGAAGGGATCTTCGCCGGCATCATGACGCTGACCCGCAAGGCTTCCCAGGCCGGCGCGGTGATGCTGGTAGGCATTGTGCTGCAATTGTCCGGTTTTGTATCCGGTCAGAGCGTACAGGCGCCGGGCGTCAGCCATACCATCCTGATGATCCTGAGCTTCGGCACCGTTGGCGTACTGGCGCTGGGCTTCCTGGTTTCCCTGCGTTTCAAACTCAATCTGCAGACGCACAGCGTATTGCGTGAGGAAACGCAGAAGATGCGCGAAGCCGGACGTCCGGTGCCTGAACAAATCACGCCGCAAGCCAGAGCGACCGTCGAAATGCTGGCCGGTATGCCTTATGAGTCGCTGTGGGGCAACAACAACATCGGCTATCTGAACCGCAATAAGGTGAAGCCCGTCACGCGCGTGACCCAGCCCTGAACGTTTTGAATTGTTAAATGCTAACTAAATTGGATGATTGACTATGACCGTATTCAGTGTAAAACATAGCCCGCTTTTGTGTCAGCCCGAACGCTTCATTTCGCGCGAGGACTTAAAGGCGCTGATTTGCCGTATCACTGATAATCTGGTGAACATTGAAGATAAAACCGGTGAGTTTCTGTTACGGCTGGACGATGGCCGGGTGATTGATACCAAAGGCTGGGCCGGTTGGGAATGGACGCACGGTATCGGTTTATACGGTATTTATCAGTATTACCAACAAACGGGCGATGAGCAGATGCGGGCCATCATCGACGACT
This window of the Brenneria goodwinii genome carries:
- a CDS encoding MFS transporter, whose translation is MKTRKIGLANYLAYGSGDFLGAGTTALTAAWLLYFYTTFCGLTPIEATFIFAMARVLDAVVSPLMGFLTDNFGSTWLGKRFGRRKFFILLGIPCVFSYSFMWVGDMGYWYYLLTYLLFDVIYTMVLVPYETLVPEMTDDFKQKTKFSGARIALAQLSAILAAFLPGILLGYFGKDNAVSFFYSSLVFSVICALVLTLVYLFTWERPRDQMSEASLRAEKERQSLSLVDSLKRLNVELLSTLRIRIFRQHLGMYLGGYIAQDVFNAVFTYYVVFVLMQSPTMASNLMGTMAILQFIAVIGMIPLCIRFGPAPSYRLVVCLFGLSALSYAFLWYSNLHDAFSLLLLISALAGLGRGGINYVPWNTYTYIADVDEVITAQRREGIFAGIMTLTRKASQAGAVMLVGIVLQLSGFVSGQSVQAPGVSHTILMILSFGTVGVLALGFLVSLRFKLNLQTHSVLREETQKMREAGRPVPEQITPQARATVEMLAGMPYESLWGNNNIGYLNRNKVKPVTRVTQP